The Macaca fascicularis isolate 582-1 chromosome 12, T2T-MFA8v1.1 genome has a segment encoding these proteins:
- the LOC135966638 gene encoding uncharacterized protein: protein MGPAAGRVRGPGWGPRRGQGLSQGRQAGCGAGSQRARLDRSCRRRHHRCRALPRAGARLEAPGVATATGEAGGARAAGAGARPGGGVAGAPGLGATRPRGRRLRVGASRGPAPSSPSPPCPDPERGRAVGAQELRLCLPAPSSRRGVPGRGGRGHPRPLSPLRPPPCPSRAPPAVSRRVAAR from the coding sequence ATGGGGCCGGCGGCGGGGCGGGTGCGGGGGCCTGGTTGGGGGCCACGCCGGGGCCAGGGGCTGAGTCAGGGGCGACAAGCGGGCTGCGGAGCGGGGTCGCAGCGCGCGCGGCTCGACCGGagctgccgccgccgccaccaccgcTGCCGAGCACTCCCGCGGGCGGGCGCGCGCCTGGAGGCTCCCGGGGTTGCCACGGCAAcgggggaggcgggaggggcGCGCGCAGCGGGGGCGGGGGCGAGGCCGGGCGGCGGCGTGGCGGGGGCGCCCGGGCTGGGCGCGACCCGGCCCCGCGGGCGCCGACTGCGGGTCGGGGCTTCCCGCGGGCCCGCGCCTTCCTCCCCTTCGCCGCCGTGCCCCGACCCGGAGAGGGGCAGAGCCGTGGGGGCCCAGGAGCTGCGCCTTTGCCTGCCCGCTCCCTCCTCGCGGCGGGGCGTGCCTGGAAGGGGCGGGCGAGGCCACCCTCGGCCCCTCAGTCCCCTCAGACCTCCTCCTTGCCCAAGCCGGGCACCCCCTGCGGTCTCCCGCAGGGTCGCAGCTCGGTGA